A genomic region of Caenorhabditis elegans chromosome V contains the following coding sequences:
- the F21C10.9 gene encoding N-acetyltransferase domain-containing protein (Confirmed by transcript evidence), with amino-acid sequence MKTLFEIIDNPDSSSPLWKQWKNLVDTEGWTSDDNSVTEMVPSLPTTRSVFAVTKTPERSMVGSVVWNEYDDICWLGFYLLAPEYRGKGIGSMIWAQAMSRIRKDLVLGLRGVVKMAPKYKSRDTPVDGALLENYRLTSNDFYSAMKNFQDLGLIQKRVRDLSETDWEKFLKYDKSVNSRDRREYLEIYYKKLDYTIGIAFFNESGDIDGVISAVPTGHQEDNNFKICHLYANSSNIAFYTMKVLSEVMLKTYPEATLIFHLVDTPEGSFTVLHKFFKSLNLNAGVSGLTLYSDVYQPKGDLEKVYIPFNSSCHFDY; translated from the exons atgaaaactttatttgaaattattgataatCCTGATTCATCTAGCCCATTGTGGaaacaatggaaaaatttAGTGGACACCGAAGGATGGACATCAGATGACAATTCGGTCACCGAAATGGTTCCATCTCTTCCGACCACGCGAAGTGTTTTTGCAGTTACTAAAACGC CAGAGCGGAGCATGGTTGGAAGTGTTGTTTGGAACGAGTATGATGATATTTGTTGGTTAGGCTTTTACCTTTTGGCTCCAGAGTATCGTGGAAAGGGCATCGGGTCGATGATCTGGGCTCAAGCAATGTCTCGTATTAGGAAAGACTTGGTTCTTGGCTTAAGAGGAG TCGTCAAAATGGCTCCAAAATACAAATCCCGAGATACTCCTGTGGATGGAGCGTTGCTTGAAAATTACCGTTTAACTTCAAATGACTTTTATTCtgctatgaaaaattttcaagatttggGGCTT ATTCAAAAACGCGTGAGAGACTTATCTGAAACAGATTGGGAGAAGTTTTTGAAGTACGATAAAAGTGTGAATAGTAGAGATCGTCGAGAGTATTTGGAGATTTATTACAAGAAACTTGATTACACTATtggaattgcatttttcaatgaatctGGAGACATAGATGGTGTTATTTCTGCGGTTCCTACTGGTCATCAAG AAgataacaatttcaaaatttgccacCTTTACGCAAATTCATCAAACATAGCATTTTACACAATGAAAGTCCTTTCCGAAGTTATGCTCAAAACATATCCTGAAGCTACTCTCATTTTCCATCTTGTTGATACTCCTGAAGGATCCTTCACAGttcttcataaatttttcaaaagcctCAATTTGAATGCAGGTGTCAGTGGATTAACACTATACAGTGATGTGTATCAGCCCAAAGGAGATCTTGAGAAAGTTTACATTCCATTTAATAGCTCCTGTCATTTTGATTACTGA
- the frpr-6 gene encoding G-protein coupled receptors family 1 profile domain-containing protein (Confirmed by transcript evidence) — translation MQLTGWPEYVSMIYLPIILVGLVGNGLSLYVYTTPNMRKSTVAFLLYSLSICDIFVLLFALPLYSISYLPIWDNVYGAWSMRRMFIAFSTKFFYPLCMTAKTASLYIMVVITVERWIAVCRPLQVHIWCTFKNSVRIVIAIITFSIILNFPKFFEYQIGYSDALGYWPKRGILDAEEHWWYYISYFIIISVIFDYLLPFVIMFIANMKVINELRKSRKERALLTTSLQKEQNTTVMLLVVTILFGFCHFFSMALKLFESIFKDFLNRHNEYFEVMIEVSNILIVIHIGTTFFIYYFFSARFRNILCYLFKKRSNLPDNSLTDLNKRKLLQKSDSICTSLAKTSPKTSMA, via the exons ATGCAATTGACTGGATGGCCCGAATATGTTTCAATGATTTATCTTCCAATAATACTAGTTGGATTAGTTGGAAATGGATTGTCCCTATACGTCTACACAACTCCAAACATGCGAAAGTCAACTGTCGCCTTCTTACTCTACTCACTTTCAATTTGTGACATTTTTGTGCTTCTTTTTGCGCTTCCACTATATAGCATCTCATATTTGCCTATTTG GGACAATGTCTATGGTGCTTGGTCAATGCGCCGTATGTTTAttgcattttcaacaaaattcttCTATCCGTTATGCATGACTGCAAAAACTGCAAGTCTTTATATAATGGTGGTGATTACTGTAGAACGATGGATTGCAGTCTGCCGACCGTTACAG gTCCACATTTGGTGCACATTCAAAAACTCAGTTAGAATTGTTATAGCCAtcataacattttcaattattctgaACTTCCCTAAATTCTTTGAATACCAAATTGGCTATTCGGATGCATTGGGATACTGGCCAAAACGTGGAATTTTGGATGCAGAAGAGCACTGGTGGTACtacatttcatattttatcatcatttctgtcatttttgaCTACCTTCTGCCATTTGTTATAATGTTCATTGCAAACATGAAAGTCATCAATGAACTGAGAAAATCAAGGAAGGAGAGAGCACTTTTGACGACTTCG cttcaaaaagagcaaaatacAACTGTGATGTTGTTGGTTGTGACTATTCTCTTTGGATTCTGTCACTTTTTCAGTATGGCTCTCAAATTGTTCGAGagcatttttaaagattttctcAATCGACAC AATGAATATTTCGAAGTGATGATTGAAGTATCTAATATTCTCATCGTCATTCATATTGGCACGACATTCTTCATATATTACTTTTTCTCGGCTAGATTCAGGAATATTTTGTGCTATTTGTtcaa aaaacgaAGCAACCTTCCGGATAATAGCCTCACAGACTTGAACAAACGGAAGCTTCTTCAAAAATCCGATTCAATATGTACTTCACTGGCAAAAACATCACCAAAAACATCAATGGCataa